In a genomic window of Demequina muriae:
- the gcvH gene encoding glycine cleavage system protein GcvH, whose product MPEIPEDLQYSAEHEWVRGELVEGSVVTVGITAYAADALGDVVYVEAPEVGAAVVAGQVCGELESTKAVSELYSPVTGTVAEVNPALESAPDLINSDVYGEGWIFTVTLAEEPASLLDPAAYAGTTA is encoded by the coding sequence ATGCCGGAGATTCCTGAGGACCTGCAGTACTCGGCGGAGCACGAGTGGGTGCGCGGCGAGCTCGTGGAGGGTTCCGTCGTCACGGTGGGAATCACCGCCTACGCGGCCGATGCGCTCGGCGACGTGGTCTATGTCGAGGCGCCCGAGGTCGGTGCGGCGGTCGTCGCGGGCCAGGTATGCGGGGAGCTCGAGTCCACCAAGGCCGTGAGTGAGCTGTACTCGCCGGTCACGGGCACCGTCGCCGAGGTCAACCCCGCGCTCGAATCAGCGCCGGACCTCATCAACTCCGACGTCTACGGCGAGGGGTGGATCTTCACCGTCACGCTCGCCGAGGAGCCCGCGAGCCTGCTCGACCCTGCGGCCTACGCAGGCACGACGGCGTAA
- a CDS encoding (deoxy)nucleoside triphosphate pyrophosphohydrolase produces MGGRSSTRLVVAAAITDDLLVPRTLLAARRTAPDALAGLWEFPGGKVERGESVEQALRRELREELGVEIEIGDEIPGPDDGRGVDDQCGDEPVWMLRPGDADVERLVMRVWWARVLPGADGATVEPRPLQDHDELRVLEPGGWRDVAWLPADKRIVDALLQDATDRHRRAYC; encoded by the coding sequence ATGGGCGGCCGCTCCTCGACCAGGCTCGTCGTCGCTGCGGCGATCACTGACGACCTGCTGGTGCCGCGCACACTGCTCGCGGCGCGACGAACGGCGCCCGATGCGCTCGCGGGGCTCTGGGAGTTCCCGGGAGGCAAGGTGGAGCGGGGTGAGAGCGTCGAGCAGGCGCTCCGGCGAGAGCTCCGCGAGGAGCTGGGCGTCGAGATCGAGATCGGCGACGAGATTCCCGGGCCCGACGACGGTCGCGGGGTCGACGACCAATGCGGCGACGAACCGGTGTGGATGCTGCGCCCCGGCGATGCCGATGTGGAGCGTCTGGTGATGAGGGTCTGGTGGGCTCGTGTGCTGCCTGGCGCCGACGGTGCGACGGTCGAGCCGCGGCCCCTGCAGGACCACGACGAGCTCCGGGTGCTGGAGCCGGGCGGATGGCGCGATGTGGCCTGGCTGCCGGCCGACAAGCGCATCGTGGATGCCCTGCTGCAGGACGCCACCGATCGTCACCGCCGCGCTTACTGCTGA
- a CDS encoding nitroreductase family protein: MEFLDVVRRRKTTNGAFLPDPVTEEHQRLLMEVAGRAPSQLNSQPWRFVIVEERSTIERVAQISGESMTEAMSNGTFFERYKPYFRFSKEEMERRRDGMLFDRLPAPLRPFTNQVFTARGQKLMNTMRVPQTLGAENRKLVAGSPLLLGVMLDRNEYRPGELSSFYSVFSMGAAMENVWLTTVQLGMGIQFISFPMEVPGRWDEIVALLEVPDDLELMAVYRLGYVPDEQRRPPIDWTSSQRKRPSQYVFRGTCATPQAGWDEPERADEA, encoded by the coding sequence ATGGAATTCCTTGACGTCGTCCGTCGCCGCAAGACCACCAACGGGGCTTTCCTGCCCGACCCGGTCACCGAGGAGCATCAACGCCTCCTGATGGAGGTGGCGGGCCGTGCCCCGTCGCAGCTGAACAGCCAGCCGTGGCGATTCGTGATCGTCGAGGAACGCTCGACCATCGAGCGAGTAGCGCAGATCAGCGGCGAGAGCATGACCGAGGCGATGTCGAACGGCACGTTCTTCGAGCGCTACAAGCCGTACTTCCGGTTCAGCAAGGAGGAGATGGAGCGCCGGCGCGACGGGATGCTCTTCGACCGGCTTCCCGCACCGCTGCGCCCGTTCACCAATCAGGTGTTCACTGCTCGTGGGCAGAAGCTCATGAACACCATGCGCGTGCCGCAGACCCTCGGCGCGGAGAACCGCAAGCTGGTTGCCGGCTCTCCGCTGCTGTTAGGCGTGATGCTCGACCGCAACGAGTACCGACCCGGAGAGCTGTCCTCGTTCTACTCGGTGTTCAGCATGGGGGCGGCGATGGAGAACGTCTGGCTCACCACCGTCCAGCTCGGCATGGGCATCCAGTTCATCTCGTTCCCCATGGAGGTTCCTGGGCGGTGGGACGAGATCGTGGCGCTGCTCGAAGTTCCGGACGATCTCGAGCTCATGGCCGTCTACCGGCTTGGCTACGTGCCCGACGAGCAGCGCCGGCCACCGATCGACTGGACCAGCAGCCAGCGGAAGCGTCCCTCGCAGTACGTCTTCCGAGGCACGTGTGCCACGCCCCAAGCAGGGTGGGACGAGCCCGAGAGGGCCGATGAGGCCTGA